GGCTCCAAAGCCTGCGGATCCCCCGCCGTCTGTGTCCAAAATAGATGTAGACGGCCCCCGCCCGGTCGTCCTCCAGGGGGGCCCCCACCGCCACGTCCCGCAGCCCGTCTCCGTTCAGATCGGCCAGACCGGCCACGCTGGCGCCGAACCTCCCCGTGGACGAGTGCGTGACGGTCCTGACGCTTTTCAGCGACCTCTGCGAGGGGAGGGCGAGCGTGGTCGTTTTGATTTTGTTACTTTCAGGTACGGGGCCGATGGTCAGGACGGGCGGGCGAGGGAGCTGGCCTCCTGGGTGAGCGCGTAGACGTAGATCCGCCCCTCGGACTTTTCCTCGGCGCGGTAAAAGAGCGGCGCTCCCACCAGGAGAAAATCGCTGTTTTGGTCGGAGTCCACGTCCAGGCCGCAGAGCTCCGCTCCAAAGTAGGAGCCGATCTGAAGCCACGGGATGACGAGAGTCGGGCGCCGAGTCCGGATGGGCGCCGAGAACGGATGGGCGCCGAGAACGGATGGGCGCCCCGCGCTCCACCCACCTGCTCTCCCGTCAGCCTCTGGGTCACGTCCCACCGACTCCCGTTGGGCGCAAAGAGCACCACTTGTCCCTTGTGCTGAAAACGCGGCGCGCCCGTGAAGTAGAGAGGAACCCCGTCCACCTCTCCGACGGCGACGGAATATCCTGGCAGAAAGGTCAAAAGCGTGAATTCTCCGCATCCCCATTGACCCTCATCTGGAGGAAAACCCTGAACCAGGAGCGCCCGGCAAAGGACGCCCCCTCAAAAAACTGAACTCTAATCCTACTTTTGTTTACCCTTTGTGATATCTGGCAgaatctctctttttttaacatgcCCGGCTGTGCACAGATGAAGCAAGAAAGCAAGAAAGCAAGAAAGCAAAAAGGGAAGAAATGAAGAAGGGACGGATACCCATGTAAGAGTCCATTTTCATTTCTGAATCTTCAATCTGTGTCTCCACTTGATGGCGCCGCTGGTAGAGAGCGCCGCGCCAGCCGTTGGAGCCCACTGAACCCAGAATTAAGGTGTCCTGTGGAGGGGGGGGTGTCAGAGTTGtcgtttgacctttgaccttttccACGTCAAGCGGAGGCAAAAGCGCGGCCGGCCCTCACCCGATAGAAGACGCCGGCCAATCCCCTCTGCGACATCTCGTCGGTCAATTCTTCGGCCCGAGCCACTTTATCGTTGCCTTCGATTTTAAAGATGTAGCGTTCAAAGTTTTGCAGCAAGCCGGCGAGTCCCGTGTAATTGTCGATTTTAAAAACGTATTTCTCCTTGGGCTCCGAGGCAAAGACGTCCACCTGCGTCAGATTTTCTTTTCTCACCTGAAAGCACCacgaaaaagggggggggggtgtgtcGGATGTCGATATGCTCCGAAAAAAGGTCTTTTCGCCGTCGCCTTCCGAAGGGCACACGTCTTTCTCACCCCGATCACGAATCGAATGATGCGTTCGCGGCGGTAGATTTCGAGAATCATGTCGGTCTCGTCCTCGCTGTCGCTGGGATCTCCGTCGGTGATCAGAACCAGAACTTGGGTGGCGCCGGCTCTGGCGCCGGCTCTGGCGCCCGCTCTGGCACCCGCGCTTTTGTTCTTGAAAAGGTTGAGCCTGCGTCGGGGGGGGGTCAAAAGTCCAGCCGGGCGGGGACGGGGACGGAGGACGGACACGCCGCGTGTGGCTCACCATACAAATTCCAGGGCTTGGTGCGTGTTGGTGAGGTTGGTCAGGTGGACTTCGTCTCGCAGCTTCTGACGAGCCGTTCCACTTTGATGATCTTCAAAGTCGAACACCGTCCTGTAAGTCGAGGCGAACTGAACGGCCGCAAACTGAAAGGAGAGCAGCTTTCCGTCTCCACCAAGGCCTTGGCGCCCGACGACCGCCCCGCCGGGGCCCCGCCGGGCCCCCGCCGGGCCCCGCCAGGCTCACCTGGATGGACGTGTTTCCCAGTCTGTCCATGATATCCTCTATGAAGTCTTTGTTTTTCTCAAATTCATCCTCCCGCATGCTGGACGAGCCGTCAAAGAGGAAAACCAAGTCTACCGTCTTCTTTCGGCATTCTACGAGTAGAGCGCGAcgggctggctggctggctggccggATGGCCCGCCAGAGTGGGCGGGACTTTCCTACGGTTTACCTCGAAAAAGCGGTTTGAAAGAGGAGAGCTCCTGGAGATCCTCCGTCACGTTGTAGCACACGCTGTTCAGGTAGGCGTTGCCGTAACACTGGTGAACCACGTGAGGGCTGCAAAGCTACGGCACCGGAGACAAAAGTCAGCGTTTGTCGCCGAGGGTCGGAGTTCTGAACGGAAACACCGCCGAGGTTTCACGACGATTCCAATCTGAAACGCCAATAGTATTTTCCTTACGGTGAATTGGGAGTTTACGAGATCTTCTCCAATGGAGAGTCCCAAGTGCTTGACTTGGATTCCTTTGTCTTCAAATGGGTGTTCTGCACAAAATCAAAGTGCAATCATTCCATCGACGCAAGGGGCGCTCTTCTATTGCCCGTAAAATAGCCCAAAACGCCAAAGGACCGACAAACTAGCATCGACGTCACAAATATTTCAACCATTCGGGTGTCAAAAGTCCATCTCTTTCAAGGGCCTTTGAAGGCACCCTCGCCCATGGCGCGAACTGCCTTCTGCTGCCTGTCCTGCTGTTCGTTCGTATGACCGGCCGAGGGCGCCCAAGCGTTCCCTCTGAATTGAACCTGTAGCGTGCGagacgaggaggaagacgaCGGACTTCCGGAGTTTGGCCAGTGGATAGCGGGACGCAATGGCCAATCACTTggtaatttgggacaataatgtATTGATTTCcctctgttagggttattagtcttattGGTGAACCGAACAACCATATTCTTTGCTCTTTTCGCACGAGTGCCAGCTCGTATATTGAAGTACACGCATACGTTATTTAGCTGGACTTATGGAAAAGGGGGTGGGAGGACTTTTCGCCCCTTTATCCTTATTAGTTCGCTATATAGAGTTTGATTTTGGATTATTgctttggggtggggggggggattcCCGTTAAGGCCTCGATCAAGCCGAATACCTTGTGGGGTGAAACACCGGGGAGGTTGCTTGCCATCAGCTCTGCACACCGTCCCAGAGCCGTTATTGTGGAGAGGCGCTGTCACCAGAATTCTGCGGAAGAGAGAGAGCAGCAGCGCCCATTACTACTGGAGATGGATGGACGGAGCCAAATGCTCTCTTTTCTAGTCAAAGCGTAGCGTAGGAAAGCCGTGGCACGCACCCCTTGTTGCTGCCGGACCCGTATTGAAGCACTTTGTAGCCAAAGAAAGCTTTTTGGTCTCCCGGGTAAACTTTGGGATGGGCCGTGTCCACGTTGAATGCCCACGAGCGGCGGACGGCTGCCGTTGGGGAGGAGAACGACCACAAGATCACCGGCGGCTCAGACAAACGCCACGGCGATCCGTCACCTGCCTCCGCTTTCTTTctcgcccccccaaaaaatcgctCATtggtttttaaacaaaaaaaatcacaaaatggtATGGCATCCATCACCCCACCCTCCCTATTCTTTTCCTCCGATCAAACATGAAACATCGATTGGTATTTAGTCCCGTTTCTTTGAAACGAGTCCCCAACCCGAACCCTGGAATCGGGCCCTCGTCGCTTCGGACCGACGGCAAAGCGGCAGCGCACGTTTTGCATTCAATATTGGGCCAAATACGTATGCGGCGTGGGAATAGCCGGTCCGCCGTCCAAATCTTCTTTGGCCCACTTTAGCGCTCACCCGAGAAAAGTATGGCTTGAGCAAGTCACCTTGAAATATTGACCCTTAACACAAAAACCTTTTCCGATCGGACGGACGCCGGCAAAATGTCTCCGAAAGACGCGTACTCACCCGCCAGCGGCAAAAATAGAAGGAGGCGAAAGCCGAGAGCCATTTTACTCGTGGCGCTCGTCGGAGCTCTGAGAAAGAAAGGCTTCCGACCGCGAGGCGTTTCCTTAACACGTTTGTGTTGTGACACATTGcctggagaaagaaaaaaaaaaaagtttttttttttttttttttcacccttctcatttcctctttttttgcccCCACCTTGCATTCAGCCATTATAAAGGTCCATTGGAGTGGGTCGGCGGTTTAAGGTGCGCATTTAGCGCACGGCCCCTCCGGCAACAATCTGGAAATGGACCATTGCGCGTTGGTCGTGTTGGCCAATCGGTCCGAACggcgctttttttcccccccgatgCGTCAGATCACTGActtcttttctcctttttagAAATGCAACAAGGGATCCCGTCCCATCCAAGCACTTCCATTCGAATATTTGAGACGAGATCAACCACGCCGCACCGTCCGGCCCAGCCTTAAACTTGTGCCGTTACAAGGTAAGACTTCATGGAGCGCGTTGCGACTCATTGAAATGCCTGCTGCACTTGGTGGACATTTGTGGCTCTTTGAGCTCAGTGACACTTTTACCAGTCGGCCTTTCCGTGACCTCTTACCAATGGCTCTTCCTCTTTTGCCGTTTCACAGTCAAAAGCAAAAGCAATTTGGAAGGGGGCGGTCCGTCCCCCGAAAGACACGGCAGCGTCACTTTCCGTTCACGTTCCCAGACACCCGAGGCGCGTAGCGGAAGTGGTTTTTTCGTACCGAGGCGGGGTTCGCGCGGGCGTGATAATGTCAAAAGTTGAAGCCCTGAGAAACCTCCTTTTCACCTCGCGTGAGAAAAACGAGACGACTTTGATCCGGTGCCAATACGATCGCTGCGATCGTTTTTTTGGCGACAAGCGGCACGTGGGCCGATCCGGTCAAAACCAAAGGCGCtcatcaaaatggatttggcGTCGATTGGCGATATGACGTCGCCCAATTTGCGTATCCATTCCAAATCTGGATGAAGCGATCTCGACCCGTGTTTTTGGAAGCAACGACTTGCCGCACTTCCGCTCACGTCCACTAGTTGGCAGCGCGTAGCCGACGAAACTCGGGAGATGCGTATGCTGATGAGCCAACGGAGTGCGGCCGCGTATTAAATGTGATCGGACGCACGAGGGCGCTGTTTCCCAGATCAAATGACTTCCATTCAATATGTGGATTGAATCTGATGTccttttaagatgttttttttccccttccttttTTAGAATCCTGCATTGTAGCAGTGCCGAATGAGGTTTTGGAAAGAAGTTGATATAAATGCACTTTCATGTCCATTTTAATTGGTGCCATACAATGGCACTGATGGTCTTCAAGTGTCATATCGGACAGAATGTCATATGAAGGATCTCCAATGCCACCCATCCTGATGAATTAATGACACTGTCTGTCATTTGACCCTCTAAAAGTCAAATGGACACATCTGTGAGTGGCCTTTGTTgtcctaaaaatatatatatcgtaATAGAGTAAATCCCTTTTGTTCCTAGACTTTTTGTTAGCGTGGCGACACGCGACACAATCGGTTTGAGCACGTTTATTTCATCATAAAAGTTCATCGAGCAAACTAGTGAGCGCGGTTCAGACCATGAGGCTCATTTGTGGCTTTGTTTCAAAAGATAGACAAATATTTCCTAACAGGCGAAAGACCacgcgggagggagggagggaggcagtGTCTGGGCGCCGTTCGGGCGGGGGTGTCAGCGGCGCAGGAACCAGATCTCGTTGCGTCGGCGCGGGACGCCCGGGTTCTCGTAGACGGCCACCATGTAGAGGTCGGGGCGCAGGCTCTGCGCCGCCGGGCCCAGCATCTCCCGCAGGAGGTCGGCGTGCCGCGTCACCGTCTCCTCGGTGGTGGTCCCGAAGAAGGCCCTGCGTGGCACCGGCGGACTCGGCCGTGAGCGACCCCTCCGACGCCATACccaaaaaatgatcatttgGTTTCATTCCGCGTACCCGGCCACCGCGGTGAAGGCGTCTCGGTGAACCACCACCACGTCGGGGTCGCTGGGCTGCGGCGGCGCCTCCTGATGGGCGGCGGGCAGGTAGAAGGCGGTCAGCACGCTCTTGTCCAACGTGCGGCCGTCCGACGACACCGTCACCGTGCTCACCACCGGGACCGTCATGCCCAAGTGGTGACCtgccaaaaagaaagaaaagctggCCAAATTTGGGCaggtgggggtgtgggggtgggggtggccCTGACTTGTGCCATTCGGGCTGTGCGCCACATAATTTCCCCAAGGCCAAAAGAGAAAAAGGTTCAAGTGCGTGCCGACCTAGCGAGTTCTCCTTGCAGATGAATCTCATCAGCTTCATGAAGCTCTTGGAGATGCTCTGCTCGTAAAACTCCTCGGCGTAGCTCACGCACGCCCACTTGCCCGCCGGGTAGGAGCGCTCCTCCCACATCAGCTCGCCCATCTGCCGCGGACGACGCCAGCCAGCGtcagggggagggggagggggagggggaggcggCCCGGCTCCGACGACGGCTAGGCCTGGCTCGGCTCACCTTCTCCTGGCGAGAGAGCGGCACGAAGGGGACGGGCTCCCTCTGCTGGTTGTTGTGCGCCATTTCGTGGATGGGGCCTCTCATTTCTAgccccaaacaacaacaacaacaacaacaaaaagccagtTTCCTGTCGTCAATTGCAGGCTGGCCAACAGGCAGGTAGACACTTTCGCTATGTTAGGCGAGCGAAAGAAGGTGTCAATTTTCTGACCTGCTGGCACCGAGACCTGATGCGTTCGGCCCACGGCCCGCCAATGAGCCAGCAGGccatcctccacctcctcctcctccattggCTGAGCCTCCTCGGCGTCGACGTCGACATCCTCGTCTTCGTCCAATCCCTCCAGGTCGTCCAAAGAGATCAACGCCATGTCGTTAGCTAGCTCACCGACTACCTGAGGCCGAGACGACGACGGAGAGTGGTGACGTCActtcccctcctcctcctcgcgaCGTCGAGCGCGGACGCTAGCGCGTAGCTCGACGTCGCGACGAGCCGCGTTTGCTAGGCGGCTCCACGCCACGCTGCGCCACGCCCTTAGCATAATTAGCAGGCTTAGCTTCGCGCGCGCCCGTTTACCTGTGCTGCCccgcgcgcgcgcgcgctcgTTCTTGTCCAAGGTGCACACGGAAAACGAGCGAGCGACGTTGACGCTTGTCCGTCGGCCGGAATAGCAATCGCCCGCACTTCCGCTAGCTTCAAAATAAGAGTACGAGTGCGGCATTTCCTCAGGGAAACTCGCTGCTTATTCGAGCTCTGATGCCGCCGGCCTTTTTGGTTTCAGATAGCACAACCCGATATCTAAACAGTAGCTGCATAAAATGATAGACCTAGCAAAACGTCGTCGACAGGTCAGGTTTTGCTAAACCCAACGACCTCATAGGTAAGTTGgaagctgtgtgtgtgtgtgtgtatgtgtatgtatgtgtacatatgtgtatatatatgtatgtgtacatatgtatatatatgtatgtgtatatacgtctatgtatatatgtatgtgtgtgtatatatatatatatatatatatatatatgtatgtatatatatatatatgtatgtatatatatatatgtatgtatatatatatatgtatgtatatatatatatatatatgtatatatatatatgtatgtatatatatatatatatatatatgtatatatacatacatatacatacacacacatttctaAACTTCAAAGAGCAGGCCGGGCTAGGCGCTCTCTGTTTACACTCCGGCGAGGGTTCAGGGGAGCCGAAGGCGAGCTAACGCATTACGTCCGCGGGTATGCGCACGCCACTTTGAGAGAGTCCGGCCGCGCGCCCGAGGCCCATCGGCTGGCGTTGGCAAACAAAGCGAGTGCGTCTTTCAAATTTCATCGGCCTCCGATCGATGACGGATCGGAGCCGAGCGGAGGTCGCTCGGCTCCGCCTCCTTCCCGCCGACCACGCCGGCTGCCTGGGCGACCGGTCGCCGTGGAAACAAGAGGATGCTTCGGCGAAGACGTTTGAGGCTTTTTTCCATCCTCCTCATTTGAAGTCTTCCACGGTCCGCGTGTCCTTTCATCGGCGCTAACGAGCACAGGTGACGGCGGGGCGTCGCCTCGCCTCGCCGTCGTCCTGCGCGTGCCGGCTTTTGGCTCCTGCGGTGCCAGCGGGGTGGCGGCGCCCACGCCCGCTTTCATCCCGCCGCTCTCATTAGGACGCGGCGGTGCTCATTAGCGCGCGATTTCCACGGGTCGAGGCGACTCGGGGCCGAggatgacctttgacctccggCTACCCTAAACACGATGCCGTGACGGTCGATGAGCCGGCGTCCCGGGCCGCCGATCGATAGGCTCCCGACGGAGGGGGTCGTGGGAAACGGCCCACTGTATCGATCGCGAGCGCCCCTTTGCGTGCGTGCGAGCGAGC
The Stigmatopora argus isolate UIUO_Sarg chromosome 7, RoL_Sarg_1.0, whole genome shotgun sequence DNA segment above includes these coding regions:
- the soul4 gene encoding heme-binding protein soul4, which produces MALISLDDLEGLDEDEDVDVDAEEAQPMEEEEVEDGLLAHWRAVGRTHQVSVPAEMRGPIHEMAHNNQQREPVPFVPLSRQEKMGELMWEERSYPAGKWACVSYAEEFYEQSISKSFMKLMRFICKENSLGHHLGMTVPVVSTVTVSSDGRTLDKSVLTAFYLPAAHQEAPPQPSDPDVVVVHRDAFTAVAGAFFGTTTEETVTRHADLLREMLGPAAQSLRPDLYMVAVYENPGVPRRRNEIWFLRR